The following are encoded in a window of Geobacter metallireducens GS-15 genomic DNA:
- the hpnJ gene encoding hopanoid biosynthesis associated radical SAM protein HpnJ, translated as MKPLFLNPPTYEDFDGGAGARYQASREVTSFWYPTWLCFPAGMIDGSRVVDAPVQRFTIDDCLAIARDFDMVVMYTSTPTLALDIATARRVKEQKPATVTVLTGPHVSVLPEETLRQGEGVIDIVCRGEFDYTTKELCEGREWAKVDGISFWKDGKIHHTPDRPPIQDLDALPFVAPVYKRDLPIAEYVIPHFKNPYVSIYSSRGCPSKCIYCLWPQTFSGRAMRTRSPQNVYEEVKWIVDNIPEMRELSFDDDTFTADRKHAREVAAKLKPLGISWTINARANCDYETLKIMREAGLRHVVVGYETGNEQILKNIKKGVTKEQAIEFTRNCKKLGLSVHGAFIMGLPGETRDTIRETIEYAKALDLNSIQASLASPYPGTEFWDLCRQEGWIASEAYIDDTGHQMCVINYPHLSNKEIFDAVELFYNKFYFRPKYIGRSIMKMIVDGEERKKLLKEGKQYLEYMRKRKAAGSSC; from the coding sequence ATGAAGCCTCTGTTTCTCAATCCACCCACCTACGAAGATTTCGACGGCGGAGCCGGCGCCCGCTACCAGGCATCCCGGGAGGTGACCTCCTTCTGGTACCCCACGTGGCTCTGCTTCCCCGCCGGGATGATCGACGGCTCCCGGGTGGTGGACGCGCCGGTGCAACGTTTCACCATCGACGACTGCCTGGCCATTGCCCGTGATTTCGACATGGTGGTGATGTACACCTCCACGCCGACCCTGGCCCTCGACATCGCCACCGCCCGCCGCGTCAAGGAGCAGAAGCCGGCCACGGTTACGGTCCTCACGGGCCCCCACGTTTCCGTTCTCCCCGAGGAGACGCTGCGCCAGGGCGAAGGGGTCATCGACATCGTCTGCCGCGGCGAATTCGATTACACCACCAAGGAACTCTGCGAGGGCCGCGAGTGGGCAAAAGTGGACGGGATCAGCTTCTGGAAGGACGGGAAGATCCACCACACCCCGGACCGCCCGCCGATCCAAGACCTGGACGCGCTCCCCTTCGTGGCTCCGGTTTACAAGCGGGATCTTCCCATTGCGGAATACGTCATACCCCACTTCAAGAACCCCTACGTCTCCATCTACTCCAGCCGTGGCTGCCCCTCCAAGTGCATCTACTGCCTCTGGCCCCAGACCTTCTCGGGCCGGGCCATGCGGACCCGCTCGCCCCAGAACGTCTACGAAGAGGTGAAGTGGATCGTCGACAACATCCCCGAGATGCGGGAGCTCTCCTTTGACGACGACACCTTCACCGCCGACCGCAAACACGCCCGCGAAGTGGCGGCCAAGCTGAAGCCCCTGGGGATTTCCTGGACCATCAATGCCCGGGCAAACTGCGACTACGAAACCCTCAAGATCATGCGCGAGGCAGGTCTCCGCCACGTGGTGGTGGGGTACGAGACCGGCAACGAGCAGATCCTGAAGAACATCAAGAAGGGGGTCACCAAGGAGCAGGCCATCGAGTTCACGAGAAATTGCAAGAAGCTCGGCCTTTCCGTCCACGGCGCCTTCATCATGGGGCTCCCTGGCGAGACCCGCGACACCATCCGCGAGACCATCGAGTACGCCAAGGCCCTGGACCTCAACTCCATCCAGGCGTCACTGGCCTCGCCGTACCCCGGCACCGAGTTCTGGGATCTCTGCCGGCAGGAAGGGTGGATCGCCTCCGAGGCCTATATCGACGACACCGGCCACCAGATGTGCGTCATCAACTATCCTCACCTCTCCAACAAGGAGATCTTCGACGCGGTGGAGCTCTTCTACAACAAGTTCTACTTCCGTCCCAAGTACATCGGCCGCAGCATCATGAAGATGATCGTGGACGGCGAGGAGCGGAAGAAGCTCCTGAAGGAAGGGAAGCAGTACCTGGAGTACATGCGGAAGCGGAAAGCTGCCGGATCATCCTGCTGA
- a CDS encoding DUF503 domain-containing protein: MFVFSARFHIFLPTDSLKGKRGIVKSLIARARQNFNVAAAEVDLQDVHGETVIAFVTVGGDRARVRHLLDRVEEWIAEERPDVEVVASLIEEC, encoded by the coding sequence ATGTTCGTCTTCTCCGCCCGCTTCCACATCTTTCTGCCGACCGATTCCCTCAAGGGAAAGCGGGGGATCGTGAAGAGCCTTATCGCCCGGGCGCGGCAGAACTTCAATGTCGCCGCCGCCGAGGTGGATCTCCAGGATGTCCACGGCGAGACGGTCATTGCTTTCGTGACCGTGGGCGGAGACCGCGCCCGGGTCCGGCATCTCCTGGACCGGGTCGAAGAGTGGATCGCCGAGGAGCGGCCCGATGTGGAGGTCGTCGCATCTCTCATCGAGGAATGCTGA
- a CDS encoding EAL and HDOD domain-containing protein, whose protein sequence is MAEEKFFLGRQPILDREQKLYGFELLFRSADTLHANVTDYLQASASVIFDALSSFGLREILGKHKGFINVNADVLMSEALELLPPEKVVIELLEHVPITETVINRCRELKEKGFSIALDDHVYAPVYEPLYEIVDVIKVDLMRTGMERLQSELETFRHWKPKLLAEKVETYEQYEQCEALGFTYFQGYYFARPVVLTRTRVDVGRLAIIKLFNQLVAEVDIDELESTFKQHPNLIINLLRLVNSVSVGLKSRITSMRHAIMVLGYHQLRRWAMMALFANTAQAVGDNPLLVMAATRARLMELIISEQPTVLYDREYPDRAFMTGILSLADALLKMPIEEVVSPLNLNEDVRQALLAREGELGILLQLVEKIERDDFSAISPLIERFSLSMANLAPVQLAACNWVNGMDDAV, encoded by the coding sequence ATGGCAGAAGAAAAGTTTTTCCTCGGCCGCCAGCCGATTCTTGATCGCGAGCAGAAGCTTTACGGTTTCGAACTCCTCTTCCGTTCGGCCGATACCCTTCACGCCAATGTCACCGATTATCTCCAGGCCAGCGCCAGCGTCATCTTCGATGCCCTCTCCAGTTTCGGCCTCCGCGAAATCCTCGGCAAGCACAAGGGGTTCATCAACGTCAATGCCGATGTCCTCATGAGCGAGGCCCTCGAACTCCTTCCCCCGGAAAAAGTGGTCATCGAGCTTCTGGAGCACGTTCCCATAACCGAAACGGTCATAAACCGCTGCCGCGAGCTGAAGGAGAAGGGGTTTTCGATCGCCCTTGACGACCATGTCTACGCGCCGGTCTACGAACCCCTCTACGAGATTGTCGATGTCATCAAGGTTGATCTGATGCGTACCGGCATGGAGCGGTTGCAGTCCGAACTAGAGACGTTCAGGCACTGGAAGCCGAAGCTTCTGGCCGAGAAGGTGGAGACCTACGAGCAGTACGAGCAGTGCGAGGCCCTCGGTTTCACCTACTTCCAGGGGTACTACTTCGCCCGTCCCGTGGTGCTGACCCGTACCCGCGTCGACGTGGGGCGTCTCGCCATCATCAAGCTCTTCAACCAGCTCGTGGCCGAGGTGGATATCGACGAGCTGGAAAGTACCTTCAAGCAGCACCCGAACCTGATCATCAACCTCCTCCGGCTGGTGAACTCCGTCTCCGTGGGGCTCAAAAGCAGGATCACCAGCATGCGCCATGCGATCATGGTGCTCGGCTACCACCAGCTGCGCCGCTGGGCCATGATGGCGCTTTTCGCCAACACCGCCCAGGCGGTGGGCGATAACCCGCTCCTCGTTATGGCCGCAACCAGGGCCCGCCTCATGGAGCTCATCATCTCGGAGCAGCCCACCGTGCTCTATGACCGCGAATATCCCGACCGGGCCTTCATGACCGGCATCCTTTCCCTTGCCGATGCGCTGCTCAAAATGCCCATCGAAGAGGTGGTGTCCCCCCTCAATCTGAACGAGGATGTCCGGCAGGCGCTCCTGGCCCGCGAGGGGGAGTTGGGCATCCTCCTCCAGCTGGTGGAAAAAATCGAGAGGGATGATTTCAGCGCGATTTCGCCCCTCATCGAACGCTTCAGCCTTTCCATGGCGAACCTTGCCCCTGTCCAGCTGGCAGCCTGCAACTGGGTCAACGGCATGGACGACGCCGTCTGA
- a CDS encoding chemotaxis protein CheD, producing MTAIAPDLPKVYLKPGELHFAATPAVVTTVLGSCVSVTMFDRLSGTAAICHALLPEGPRSDAFRYVDSSILLMLEMFAAQGVSRQRLEVKVFGGADIIGAGGNRVGVGRRNVEIATLVLAANGLTVAAKDVGGTRGRKLFFVTHTGEVFLKRLRRGGGAE from the coding sequence ATGACAGCCATTGCGCCCGATCTTCCGAAGGTGTATCTGAAACCGGGAGAGTTGCATTTTGCCGCAACCCCTGCTGTCGTGACCACGGTCCTCGGCTCGTGCGTATCGGTCACCATGTTCGATCGCCTCAGCGGCACCGCCGCCATCTGTCATGCGCTGCTCCCCGAGGGGCCCCGTTCCGACGCCTTCCGTTATGTCGATTCCTCCATCCTTCTCATGCTCGAAATGTTTGCGGCCCAGGGTGTTAGTCGCCAACGCCTCGAGGTGAAGGTGTTCGGCGGCGCCGACATAATCGGCGCGGGAGGAAACAGGGTGGGGGTAGGGCGGCGCAACGTGGAGATTGCCACCCTGGTCCTGGCTGCCAATGGGCTGACGGTTGCCGCCAAGGACGTTGGGGGAACGCGGGGGCGGAAGCTTTTTTTTGTGACCCACACCGGCGAAGTCTTTCTGAAGCGCCTCCGCCGGGGAGGCGGAGCAGAATAA
- a CDS encoding glutaredoxin domain-containing protein, whose protein sequence is MKKISALIPLLMLSLAAVSGQAAEAPAAGQSKIDAVATKQQAYPKVVLYSVAWCPHCKEAKEYFTRNNIPFINKDVELDEKAMDELTKTYKSQGVPVIVIGDDKKVLKGFNPELFEKAVKDIQSKK, encoded by the coding sequence ATGAAGAAAATATCCGCCCTCATCCCCCTTCTCATGCTCTCCCTGGCTGCAGTGTCAGGCCAGGCGGCGGAAGCCCCGGCTGCCGGCCAGAGCAAAATCGACGCCGTGGCAACGAAACAGCAGGCCTATCCGAAGGTCGTCCTCTACTCGGTTGCCTGGTGCCCCCACTGCAAGGAGGCGAAGGAATACTTCACGCGGAACAACATCCCCTTCATCAACAAGGACGTGGAGTTGGACGAGAAGGCCATGGACGAGCTGACCAAGACGTACAAGAGCCAGGGGGTTCCTGTCATCGTCATCGGCGACGACAAGAAGGTGCTGAAGGGGTTCAACCCCGAGCTATTCGAGAAGGCGGTCAAGGACATTCAGTCGAAGAAATAG
- the asnS gene encoding asparagine--tRNA ligase, with the protein MSARIRIRNALAGEGLGNEIMVKGWVRTIRTGKEVAFLALNDGSCFANLQVVAEPGLATFADVCAIGTGAAVAVRGRLVDSPASGQCYELHADEVAVIGLADESYPLQKKRHSFEYLRSIAHLRPRSNTFGAVFRVRSSVAQAVHRFFAERGFLYVHTPIITTSDCEGAGEMFRVTTLDPAAPPLLEGEVDFSRDFFAAQAGLTVSGQLEGELFAQAFSDIYTFGPTFRAENSNTPRHAAEFWMIEPEMAFADLMADAALAEEFFRYLCRHVLDACGEDMAFFNDHIDKGLIARVEQVANSSFAIMEYGEAIERLKKATVTFEYPVEWGLDLQTEHERYLTEQVVGGPVFVINYPKHIKAFYMRVNDDNKTVAAMDLLVPKVGEIIGGSQREERLPVLEGRMAEVGVNPEGLWWYLDSRRWGSTPHAGFGLGFERLIMYLTGMENIRDVIPFPRTPRHAEF; encoded by the coding sequence ATGAGCGCACGCATACGTATCCGGAACGCCCTGGCCGGCGAAGGGCTGGGGAATGAGATAATGGTAAAAGGGTGGGTGAGGACCATCCGGACAGGGAAAGAGGTCGCCTTCCTGGCCCTGAACGACGGCTCCTGCTTCGCCAATCTCCAGGTGGTGGCCGAGCCAGGGCTTGCCACTTTTGCCGATGTCTGCGCCATTGGCACCGGCGCCGCCGTGGCGGTCCGGGGGCGTCTCGTGGATTCGCCGGCCAGCGGCCAGTGCTATGAGCTCCACGCCGATGAGGTGGCGGTGATCGGCCTCGCCGACGAGAGCTATCCCCTCCAGAAAAAGCGTCACTCCTTCGAGTACCTGCGGAGTATCGCCCACCTCCGCCCCCGTTCCAACACCTTCGGGGCGGTTTTCCGGGTCCGCTCCTCCGTGGCCCAGGCGGTGCACCGCTTCTTTGCCGAGCGGGGATTCCTCTATGTCCACACCCCCATCATCACCACCAGTGACTGCGAGGGGGCAGGGGAGATGTTTCGGGTCACCACCCTTGATCCGGCCGCTCCACCGCTTCTGGAGGGGGAGGTTGACTTCAGCCGCGACTTCTTCGCCGCCCAGGCGGGGCTCACCGTGAGCGGCCAGCTTGAGGGGGAGCTTTTCGCCCAGGCCTTCAGCGATATTTATACCTTTGGCCCCACCTTCCGGGCCGAGAACTCCAACACCCCCCGCCACGCCGCCGAGTTCTGGATGATCGAGCCCGAGATGGCCTTTGCCGATCTCATGGCTGACGCAGCCCTGGCCGAGGAGTTCTTCCGCTACCTCTGCCGCCATGTCCTTGACGCCTGCGGGGAGGATATGGCGTTCTTCAACGACCACATCGACAAGGGACTCATTGCCCGGGTGGAGCAGGTGGCGAACTCCTCCTTCGCCATCATGGAGTACGGCGAGGCCATCGAGCGCCTCAAGAAGGCGACCGTGACATTCGAGTACCCCGTGGAGTGGGGGCTCGACCTCCAGACCGAGCATGAGCGCTATCTCACCGAGCAGGTGGTGGGGGGACCGGTCTTTGTTATCAACTACCCCAAGCACATCAAGGCGTTCTACATGCGGGTGAACGACGACAACAAGACCGTGGCCGCCATGGATCTTCTCGTCCCCAAGGTGGGTGAGATCATCGGCGGGAGCCAGCGGGAGGAACGGCTCCCTGTCCTCGAAGGGCGCATGGCCGAGGTGGGGGTCAATCCCGAGGGGCTCTGGTGGTATCTCGACTCCCGCCGCTGGGGCTCCACCCCCCACGCCGGTTTCGGTCTCGGCTTCGAGCGGCTCATCATGTACCTCACCGGCATGGAGAACATCCGCGACGTGATTCCGTTCCCCCGCACCCCTCGCCACGCGGAATTTTGA
- a CDS encoding chemotaxis protein CheW: MSVAAITETRQYLTFKLAEEIFAVDVAKVREILEFTTITKVPQTPDFMRGVINLRGSVVPVMDMRLKFGMPVTEKTVNTCIIVVEVNHEGETIIIGALADSVQEVFELEPEQIEPAPRIGTKLNTDFILGMGKHDGQFIMILDIDRTFTSDEIATAGVVAGEAA; the protein is encoded by the coding sequence ATGAGCGTTGCGGCAATAACGGAAACACGGCAGTATCTGACCTTCAAGCTGGCGGAGGAGATCTTTGCCGTGGATGTGGCGAAGGTGCGCGAGATCCTCGAGTTCACAACCATTACGAAGGTTCCCCAGACCCCCGATTTCATGCGCGGGGTCATCAATCTGCGGGGGAGCGTGGTGCCTGTCATGGACATGCGGCTCAAGTTCGGCATGCCCGTGACGGAGAAGACCGTCAATACCTGCATCATTGTCGTGGAAGTGAACCACGAGGGCGAGACCATTATTATCGGTGCCCTGGCCGACTCGGTGCAGGAGGTCTTCGAGCTGGAGCCCGAGCAGATTGAGCCGGCTCCCCGGATCGGGACCAAGCTCAACACCGACTTCATCCTGGGGATGGGGAAACATGATGGGCAGTTCATCATGATCCTCGACATCGACCGTACCTTCACCAGCGATGAGATTGCCACTGCCGGCGTCGTGGCGGGAGAGGCGGCGTAG
- a CDS encoding EamA family transporter: protein MLKTFIIMLMAVSAGTIGDILLAKGMKEMGDISAMNLRGILNVAIQALTTPKLIIGTAMLAIFFFLWLAVLSWEDLSVALPMQALNYVLVAFLSQWFLGETVSPLRWTGTILVCVGVMLITKSGAQ, encoded by the coding sequence ATGCTTAAAACGTTTATCATCATGCTTATGGCCGTCTCGGCCGGCACCATCGGCGACATCCTCCTCGCCAAGGGGATGAAGGAGATGGGGGATATCTCGGCCATGAACCTGCGCGGGATCCTCAACGTGGCCATCCAGGCCCTCACTACGCCGAAGCTGATCATCGGCACCGCCATGCTGGCGATCTTCTTCTTCCTCTGGCTGGCGGTCCTCTCCTGGGAAGACCTCTCCGTGGCCCTCCCCATGCAGGCCCTCAACTACGTCCTCGTGGCGTTCCTCTCCCAATGGTTCCTTGGCGAGACCGTCTCGCCCCTTCGCTGGACCGGCACCATCCTGGTCTGCGTCGGCGTCATGCTCATCACCAAGAGCGGAGCCCAGTGA
- the hpnK gene encoding hopanoid biosynthesis-associated protein HpnK yields the protein MKELIINADDFGLSDGVNKAVIKAWQEGILTSASLMVGADAFHEAVHLAKANPGLQVGLHLTLVQGRAVGEHPKFPRICDAKGLFTDDPVHAGMRYYFIKPFRKQLHREIEAQIEGFLQTGIPLSHIDGHLNIHMHPVVFDILCELMPKYGITTFRLSRENLRSNLAIDRSRLFGKATDAFIFSKLANRCRPVLDRFGIGYTGEVKGLLSSGRMTESYLLKALETLEEGTTEIYFHPGCLPCTEITRRMPDYRHEEELAALTSSRVKGRLKELGIGLKNYRGEVKTYA from the coding sequence ATGAAAGAACTCATCATCAATGCCGACGACTTCGGCCTCTCCGACGGCGTCAACAAAGCGGTCATCAAGGCCTGGCAGGAGGGTATCCTCACCTCCGCCTCCCTCATGGTCGGGGCGGATGCTTTCCACGAGGCGGTGCACCTGGCCAAGGCCAACCCGGGGCTCCAGGTGGGACTCCATCTCACCCTCGTCCAGGGTCGGGCCGTGGGGGAGCATCCCAAATTTCCCCGGATCTGTGACGCCAAGGGGCTTTTCACTGACGATCCGGTCCATGCGGGGATGCGCTACTATTTCATCAAGCCATTCCGCAAGCAGCTCCACCGGGAGATCGAGGCCCAGATCGAGGGCTTCCTCCAGACCGGCATTCCCCTGTCTCACATCGACGGCCACCTGAACATCCACATGCACCCGGTGGTCTTCGACATCCTCTGCGAGCTCATGCCCAAGTACGGCATCACCACCTTCCGCCTCAGCCGGGAAAATCTCCGTTCCAACCTGGCCATCGACCGCTCGCGCCTCTTCGGCAAGGCAACGGACGCCTTCATCTTCTCGAAGCTGGCCAATCGCTGCCGTCCCGTCCTGGATCGGTTTGGCATCGGCTATACGGGGGAAGTGAAGGGGCTCCTCAGCTCGGGGCGGATGACCGAGTCGTACCTCCTCAAGGCCCTTGAGACGCTGGAGGAGGGGACCACGGAGATCTACTTCCACCCCGGTTGCCTCCCCTGCACCGAAATCACCCGGCGCATGCCCGACTACCGGCATGAGGAGGAACTGGCGGCCCTCACGAGCAGCCGGGTGAAGGGGCGCCTGAAAGAGCTGGGCATTGGGCTCAAAAACTACCGGGGCGAGGTCAAGACGTATGCTTAA
- a CDS encoding superoxide dismutase — translation MAYEAKDYAKLLGMEGFSEALLKNHFTLYQGYVTNTNKVLDILDGMLKAGNTAAPEYAELKRRLGWEFNGMRLHEFYFENLGGKGGIDQAGKLAAKMAADFGSVEAWEKDFRATGAMRGIGWAVLYQDSASGRLMNFWINEHDVAHPAGCAPILIMDVFEHAFMLDYGLKRADYIEAFFRNIDWKAAEARLK, via the coding sequence ATGGCCTATGAAGCTAAGGATTACGCGAAACTGCTCGGCATGGAGGGCTTCAGCGAAGCGCTCCTGAAAAACCATTTCACCCTGTACCAGGGTTATGTCACCAACACCAACAAGGTGCTCGACATTCTCGACGGGATGCTCAAGGCGGGCAACACCGCAGCCCCCGAGTATGCGGAGCTCAAGCGCCGCCTGGGGTGGGAGTTCAACGGCATGCGGCTCCACGAGTTCTACTTCGAGAACCTGGGGGGTAAGGGGGGCATCGACCAGGCCGGGAAGCTGGCCGCCAAAATGGCCGCCGATTTCGGGAGCGTCGAGGCGTGGGAGAAGGACTTCCGGGCCACCGGCGCCATGCGCGGCATCGGCTGGGCGGTTCTCTACCAGGATTCGGCCTCAGGCCGCCTGATGAACTTCTGGATCAACGAGCATGACGTGGCCCATCCGGCCGGGTGCGCGCCGATCCTGATCATGGATGTGTTCGAGCATGCCTTCATGCTCGACTACGGGCTCAAGCGGGCCGACTATATCGAGGCCTTCTTCAGGAACATCGACTGGAAGGCTGCCGAGGCGCGGCTGAAGTAA
- a CDS encoding CheR family methyltransferase, which yields MLNSATDNRLATAAMSDREFSRFAEFIYDQCGIKMPPAKKTMLEARLQKRLRALGLRGFQDYADFIFSREGAGLELVHLIDVVTTNKTDFFREPAHFDYLVGKALPDLAESRGAGFRKGLSLWSAGCSSGEEPYTLAMVLAEFAEQNQGFSYSILATDICTTVLDKAKLAIYEEERVEPVSLPLKRKYLLRGKDGQKGLVRVIPELRGRIRFRRLNFMDDDFGLREPMDIIFCRNVIIYFDKRTQERLLNKFCRHLIPGGYLFMGHSETLSGLDVPLVQVASTIYRKPP from the coding sequence ATGCTCAATTCTGCCACTGACAACCGCCTTGCCACGGCGGCCATGAGCGACCGGGAGTTCTCGCGATTCGCCGAGTTCATCTATGACCAGTGTGGCATCAAGATGCCGCCGGCCAAGAAGACGATGCTGGAGGCGCGGCTCCAGAAACGGCTCAGGGCACTGGGCCTGAGGGGGTTTCAGGACTACGCCGATTTCATCTTCAGCCGCGAGGGGGCAGGGCTGGAGCTCGTCCACCTCATTGACGTGGTCACCACCAACAAAACCGATTTTTTCCGCGAGCCGGCCCATTTCGACTATCTGGTGGGAAAGGCCCTCCCTGACCTGGCGGAATCGCGGGGGGCCGGTTTCCGCAAGGGGCTCTCCCTCTGGAGCGCGGGGTGCTCCAGCGGCGAGGAGCCCTACACCCTCGCCATGGTTCTTGCGGAATTCGCCGAACAGAACCAGGGGTTTTCCTACAGTATCCTCGCCACCGACATCTGCACCACCGTCCTTGACAAGGCGAAGCTGGCCATCTACGAGGAGGAGCGGGTCGAGCCGGTCTCCCTTCCCCTCAAGCGGAAGTACCTTCTCCGGGGGAAGGATGGACAGAAGGGGCTCGTGCGTGTCATCCCCGAGTTGCGCGGCCGCATCAGGTTCCGCAGGCTCAATTTCATGGACGACGATTTTGGCCTGCGGGAGCCCATGGACATCATCTTCTGCCGCAATGTCATTATCTACTTCGACAAGCGGACCCAGGAGCGGCTTCTCAATAAGTTCTGCCGCCATCTGATCCCCGGTGGATACCTCTTCATGGGGCACTCTGAAACCCTGTCGGGGCTCGATGTCCCCCTGGTCCAGGTGGCCTCCACCATCTATCGGAAACCGCCATGA
- a CDS encoding protein-glutamate methylesterase/protein-glutamine glutaminase codes for MKKIKVLIVDDSAVVRQTMADILASDPHIEVMAPAADPFIAAERMREQVPDVITLDVEMPRMDGITFLKKIMSQHPIPVVMCSTLTESGSETAVKALEYGAVEIIQKPKLGTKQFLEESRVRICDAVKAASQARLRKITPRTGKEIAPKLSADVILEKPGSKAMIQTTEKVVVVGASTGGTEALRVFLEALPADSPPIVIVQHMPEGFTRAFAQRLDGICRITVKEAADNDTVMRGRALIAPGNRHTLLKRSGARYYVEIKDGPLVSRHRPSVDVLFRSAARYAGKNAVGVIMTGMGDDGASGMKEMRDAGAVTIAQDEATCIVFGMPNEAIKRGGADRVIPLDTIAREVLRLCG; via the coding sequence ATGAAGAAAATCAAGGTGCTCATCGTTGACGATTCGGCTGTAGTGCGGCAGACCATGGCCGACATCCTCGCCTCGGACCCCCATATCGAGGTCATGGCGCCGGCGGCCGATCCCTTCATCGCCGCGGAGCGGATGCGGGAGCAGGTCCCCGATGTCATCACCCTCGACGTCGAGATGCCGCGCATGGACGGCATCACCTTCCTCAAGAAAATCATGAGCCAGCACCCCATCCCGGTGGTCATGTGCTCGACCCTCACCGAGAGCGGTTCGGAAACGGCTGTCAAGGCCTTGGAATACGGGGCGGTGGAGATCATCCAGAAACCGAAGCTCGGCACCAAGCAGTTCCTGGAGGAGTCGCGGGTCAGGATCTGCGACGCGGTGAAGGCGGCGAGCCAGGCCAGGCTCCGCAAGATTACGCCGCGTACCGGCAAGGAGATTGCTCCCAAGCTCTCCGCCGATGTGATCCTGGAAAAGCCGGGCTCGAAGGCCATGATCCAGACTACCGAGAAGGTGGTGGTCGTGGGGGCTTCCACCGGCGGCACCGAGGCGCTGCGGGTCTTCCTTGAAGCGCTCCCGGCGGATTCCCCTCCTATTGTCATCGTGCAGCACATGCCCGAGGGATTCACCCGGGCCTTTGCCCAGCGGCTTGACGGCATCTGCCGCATCACGGTGAAGGAGGCGGCCGACAACGACACGGTCATGCGGGGGAGGGCCCTCATCGCCCCCGGCAACCGGCACACGCTCCTCAAGCGGAGCGGCGCCCGCTACTACGTGGAGATCAAGGACGGGCCGCTGGTCTCCCGCCACCGCCCCTCCGTCGACGTCCTCTTCCGCTCGGCGGCCCGCTACGCCGGCAAGAACGCCGTGGGGGTCATCATGACCGGCATGGGGGACGACGGCGCCAGCGGCATGAAGGAGATGAGGGATGCCGGCGCCGTCACCATCGCCCAGGACGAAGCCACCTGCATCGTTTTCGGCATGCCCAACGAGGCCATCAAGCGGGGAGGGGCCGACCGGGTTATCCCCCTGGATACCATCGCCCGGGAAGTGCTGCGGCTCTGCGGGTAG